In a genomic window of Myotis daubentonii chromosome 18, mMyoDau2.1, whole genome shotgun sequence:
- the ABT1 gene encoding activator of basal transcription 1: MAAGESEKEVAELEPLEEKDLKLEAEEEEEESEEAAGSAKKRVVPGIVYLGHIPPRFRPLHVRNLLSAYGEVGRVFFQPEGGFVRRKKKAAAASAGGGKKRSKYSKDYTEGWVEFRDKRVAKRVAASLHNTPMGARRRSPFRYDLWNLKYLHRFTWSHLSEHLAFERQVRRQRLRAEVAQAKRETDFYLRSVERGKRFLAAEGDATRPNGSWTFAQRPTEQELRARKAARPGSRERARLANAQDQARSNRGLLARIFGAPPPSESMGDPVVVKDS; encoded by the exons ATGGCGGCGGGGGAGTCGGAGAAGGAAGTAGCTGAGCTGGAGCCTTTAGAAGAGAAAGACCTGAAATTAgaagcggaggaggaggaggaggaatccGAAGAGGCGGCTGGCAGCGCCAAGAAGCGGGTGGTGCCTGGCATTGTGTACCTGGGCCACATCCCGCCCCGCTTTCGGCCTTTGCATGTGCGGAACCTTCTCAGCGCCTACGGCGAGGTGGGGCGCGTCTTCTTCCAGCCCGAGG GTGGGTTCGTGCGGCGCAAGAAGAAGGCAGCGGCAGCCTCGGCCGGGGGAGGGAAAAAGCGGTCCAAGTACAGCAAGGACTACACAGAGGGCTGGGTGGAGTTCCGGGACAAGCGAGTGGCCAAGCGTGTGGCCGCCAGTCTGCACAACACACCCATGGGTGCCCGCAGGCGCAGCCCCTTCCGTTACGACCTCTGGAACCTCAAG TACCTGCACCGTTTCACCTGGTCCCACCTCAGTGAGCATCTTGCCTTTGAGCGCCAGGTGCGCAGGCAGCGCCTGAGAGCCGAGGTTGCCCAGGCTAAGCGTGAGACTGACTTCTATCTTCGAAGTGTGGAGCGGGGGAAGCGCTTCCTTGCTGCTGAGGGGGACGCTACCCGGCCGAATGGCTCCTGGACCTTTGCCCAGCGACCTACTGAGCAGGAGCTGAGGGCCCGGAAGGCAGCTCGTCCAGGGAGTCGTGAACGGGCTCGCCTGGCAAATGCTCAGGACCAGGCTCGCTCCAACCGAGGGCTCCTCGCCAGGATCTTTGGAGCCCCACCACCCTCAGAGAGCATGGGGGACCCCGTGGTGGTCAAGGACTCTTGA